A region of Pyxidicoccus parkwaysis DNA encodes the following proteins:
- a CDS encoding aldo/keto reductase, translated as MTTAVAVTAQDFTHRFVPVFGKSVHRLGLAANYGIDESGMRAAFERGLNYVFWTPTARKLTRVLRESLKQHRERYVVAAGPTLGWFPSQVRRGCERALKVLGTDYLDTFQLYWLGTTSAWTPGTVDVLMKLKEEGKVRSLGVSIHDRERAGQLAESSPLDSLMIRYNAAHPGAERDIFPHLARRKPALIAYTATSWRRLLKRPRGWDGPVPTAGDCYRFCLSNPHVDVVLTGPANVSQLDDNLAALERGPMSAQELQWMRDFGRVVHG; from the coding sequence ATGACGACCGCTGTCGCTGTCACCGCGCAGGACTTCACGCACCGCTTCGTTCCTGTCTTCGGAAAGTCCGTGCACCGGCTGGGGCTGGCCGCCAACTACGGCATCGACGAGTCCGGCATGCGCGCCGCCTTCGAGCGCGGCCTCAACTACGTCTTCTGGACGCCCACCGCGCGCAAGCTCACGCGCGTGCTCCGCGAGTCCCTCAAGCAGCACCGCGAGCGCTACGTCGTCGCCGCCGGCCCCACGCTGGGCTGGTTCCCGAGCCAGGTGCGCCGAGGCTGCGAGCGCGCCCTCAAGGTGCTCGGCACGGACTACCTGGACACCTTCCAGCTCTACTGGCTCGGCACCACGAGCGCGTGGACTCCGGGCACGGTGGACGTGCTGATGAAGCTCAAGGAGGAAGGCAAGGTGCGTTCGCTCGGCGTGTCCATCCATGACCGAGAGCGCGCCGGGCAGCTCGCGGAGAGCTCGCCGCTGGACTCGCTGATGATTCGCTACAACGCCGCCCACCCCGGCGCCGAGCGCGACATCTTCCCGCACCTCGCGCGCCGCAAGCCCGCGCTCATCGCCTACACCGCCACGAGCTGGCGCCGCCTCCTCAAGCGCCCGCGCGGCTGGGACGGCCCCGTACCCACCGCCGGAGACTGCTACCGCTTCTGCCTCTCCAACCCGCACGTGGACGTGGTCCTCACCGGGCCCGCCAATGTCTCTCAGCTCGACGACAACCTCGCAGCCCTGGAGCGCGGGCCCATGAGCGCGCAGGAGCTCCAGTGGATGCGCGACTTCGGGCGCGTCGTCCACGGCTGA